The window CTTGTGTCATATCGTCTTCCCTGGTCCAAACTACCTGCACAGGGGTGCCGGTTTCTTTCGAGATCAGGCAAGCCTCGTGTGGATAGTCCATGAAGGCCTTTCGCCCGAAACCGCCGCCTAAAAAGGTCATGTTAACAATCACCTTTTCTTTCGGCAGCTTAAACTGCGCGCAAATGTAATCCTGCACCCATTCAGGTGCCTGTATCGGACCCCATATTTCCAGCTTATCGGGCTGGTAAAAAGCCACGCAATTCAGCGGCTCCATAGCGCTGTGCGACTGGTATGGTGTTTCATAAACCAAATCCAGCTTTTGGGTGGCTGTATTTAATATGGCATCCGGATCGCCCTGTTTCCTGGCAGATAAGCCTTCTTCGTTGTTAATGAGTTCATGTTGTTTTTTATAAATATCGGGCGTGTTCACGTGCTCAAAGCCGCTGTCGTCCCATTCAATGGTTAACGCTTTGCGGCCCTGTATGGCGGCCCAGGTGCTATCGGCTACCACAGCAATGCCGTCTCTGAAAGTTTGAAAAACACCCGTTTGTATTTTGAATACTTTTTTAACACCCGGAACTTTCAGCGCCGCGCTGGCATCAAATGATTTGAGTGTTCCGCGTAAGCGTGGGTTTCGCTCCACTACAGCATATAGCATCCCCGGCAGTTTAAAATCTAACCCGAAAATGGCTTTGCCGTTGGTTTTTAACGGGGTGTCCTGCCTGTGCAGCGGTTTGCCTATCTGTTTGTAATCGGACCGCTTTTTCAATACAACATCTTTAGGTGCTTCCAGTTTAGATGCTGCCTCCACCAGTTCGCCGTAATGAAATTTATTTCCTGTTGGACGATGGATCACGTGCCCGGCTTCGGCATAACATTCTGTTACCGGCACATTCCATTTGGTGGCTGCTGCCGCTATCAGCATTTCGCGTGCTGATGCACCTAATTTCAATAAATTCTTGTATGAACCACGGATGGTAGAGCTGCCGCCCGTTACCTGGTTGCCGTATTTTTGACGATCGCCCTGCGCGAAGCGTATGTTTACATCATTCAAATTAACTTCCAGTTCTTCTGCAACAATTTGCGGAACAGATTGGTAAGCACCCTGGCCCATCTCGGCCCGGTGGCTGAAAATAGTAACCTTGCCATTCGTGTCAATATGTATCCAGGCATTCATCTCTATATCCGAAGCCACCGCCGAATCTGCGGCAGCAACCTTAGCTTCTTCGGCGCCCGACGGAAAATACAGGCCAACAAGTAAAGCTGTTCCGGTAAGGCCCGCCGCCCTTAAAAAGTTTCTTCTTGATATGTTACTCACACTCATGGTATTCTGGTTATTGGTTAGGCTGTCTGTTACTTCTTTGGCGCGTATGCCCCGGTGGTTAGCCAGGTTATCCATGCTTTTTTAAATGCTGCGTGGCTCATGGGTGGCAGGGTACGGCCTTCGCCGGGGTTCCAGCCACTTAAAACCAAACCGTCATCAGCATGCTCAATCAGCTTTTTCATATCCTTATGGCCATTTTGTTTGGGATCGATGATCTGTTTGGCCAATTGCCGCGGGCTCCGGCCCTGGAATATCATTTTCATATCGGCCGGGGGCAAATGCCAGTTGGGGTTTCCCGGAGGCGTATGCAATCCAGGTGTATTTGTTGCCTGGTGGCAATTAGCGCATTTCATGGCATAAACACCCTTGCCATCAACTCCCCTTTGGGGCGACATGGTATGCAGGTGACTGTCGTCGCCCTGTAAAGGAATATTGCCCGAGGGGTGACAGTTCATACACCGGGCGCTCATCAAAACACTGTAAACCTGTTTAAACGCCTTAACCGATGCCACACTATCTTTCCTGACGACGATAGGGGCGGCCTCTCTCTTTCCGGGTTCGGAGTTTAGCCCGAAAGACA is drawn from Mucilaginibacter ginsenosidivorax and contains these coding sequences:
- a CDS encoding xanthine dehydrogenase family protein molybdopterin-binding subunit is translated as MDNLANHRGIRAKEVTDSLTNNQNTMSVSNISRRNFLRAAGLTGTALLVGLYFPSGAEEAKVAAADSAVASDIEMNAWIHIDTNGKVTIFSHRAEMGQGAYQSVPQIVAEELEVNLNDVNIRFAQGDRQKYGNQVTGGSSTIRGSYKNLLKLGASAREMLIAAAATKWNVPVTECYAEAGHVIHRPTGNKFHYGELVEAASKLEAPKDVVLKKRSDYKQIGKPLHRQDTPLKTNGKAIFGLDFKLPGMLYAVVERNPRLRGTLKSFDASAALKVPGVKKVFKIQTGVFQTFRDGIAVVADSTWAAIQGRKALTIEWDDSGFEHVNTPDIYKKQHELINNEEGLSARKQGDPDAILNTATQKLDLVYETPYQSHSAMEPLNCVAFYQPDKLEIWGPIQAPEWVQDYICAQFKLPKEKVIVNMTFLGGGFGRKAFMDYPHEACLISKETGTPVQVVWTREDDMTQGPYRAGISYRCQGAISNGQLSALKFRMAGQNTAHWQGGPKDRANRSTTEGFLAPYYKSIKDISFADVPFETPIPNIWWRSVYASTNGFAYESFLNEMAHLAGKDPLDFRRGYLNEEREQKLIDKMEQVSGWKLKNKGDGFGVAITECFGTTVGQIVKVSKKNGEKVKIDKVWAVVDCGWYVNPDIVHAQVEGAIVMALGAATTHEITFKDGLVEQRNFYNYLMPRINDMPLVEVHIMENDANAGGVGEPGLPPFAPALTEAIFDLTGKRIRKLPFDMATV
- a CDS encoding cytochrome c; translated protein: MKKQLKNKRRYTGVARAFAVVGVLLSAIAIMSFGLNSEPGKREAAPIVVRKDSVASVKAFKQVYSVLMSARCMNCHPSGNIPLQGDDSHLHTMSPQRGVDGKGVYAMKCANCHQATNTPGLHTPPGNPNWHLPPADMKMIFQGRSPRQLAKQIIDPKQNGHKDMKKLIEHADDGLVLSGWNPGEGRTLPPMSHAAFKKAWITWLTTGAYAPKK